The segment ATATTTGGCAGGGCAGGAAGAGCTTACAGCTAAACTTAAAGGATATGAGGTTTAGAACCTAAGCGACTCTTTCTATCTTTCCGGAACGAATACACTGTGTGCAAACCTTTATGCGTCTTGGTTCCCCTTTGATCAGAGTCTTTACAGACTGCAGATTAGGAAGCCATCTCCGCCTTGTTCTGTTATTTGCATGGCTGACGTTATTGCCGGTCATTGGTCCTTTCCCGCAAACTTCACACTTTCTCGACATCTTAGAATTCTCCGATATTTGAAAACTTGT is part of the bacterium genome and harbors:
- the rpmB gene encoding 50S ribosomal protein L28, whose protein sequence is MSRKCEVCGKGPMTGNNVSHANNRTRRRWLPNLQSVKTLIKGEPRRIKVCTQCIRSGKIERVA